The following coding sequences lie in one Mustelus asterias chromosome 6, sMusAst1.hap1.1, whole genome shotgun sequence genomic window:
- the LOC144495263 gene encoding neuronal acetylcholine receptor subunit alpha-3-like has protein sequence MTTARKPNAFTLIVLPLFIHGYFASRAEYRLFQRIFRRYNQSIRPVENVSDPVTVHFEISISQLVKVDEVNQIMETNLWLRHIWNDYKLRWNPVDYDGIESIRVPSAEIWKPDIVLYNNAVGEFQVGDKTKALLKYDGTITWMPPAIFKSSCPMDITYFPFDYQNCSMKFGSWTYDKAKIDLVIIGSKVNLKDYWESGEWEIIDAPGYKHDIKYNCCEAIYVDITYSFYIRRLPLFYTINLIIPCLLISFLTVLVFYLPSDCGEKVTLCISVLLSLTVFLLVITETIPSTSLVIPLIGEYLLFTMIFVTLSIVITVFVLNVHYRTPTTHVMPGWVRRVFLHFLPRVMLMRRPLDEKQAENSRSRRRKANWPQPNCANYLEHDDFKICNEQPKCPCQYCKEPIHAASCNLCRRTSPQSLETLLGVSLLSPEIRQAIENVKYIAENTRSQNAAKEVEDDWKYVAMVIDRIFLWVFVLVCVLGTVGLFLQPLMAAE, from the exons ATGACAACTGCCAGGAAACCGAATGCATTCACGCTGATTGTTTTGCCATTATTCATACACG GTTATTTTGCCTCCAGGGCAGAATATCGGCTGTTCCAGAGAATATTCCGCCGGTATAACCAGTCCATCAGACCGGTGGAGAATGTGTCTGACCCGGTCACCGTCCACTTCGAGATCTCCATCTCCCAGCTGGTCAAAGTG GATGAAGTCAACCAGATAATGGAGACAAATCTTTGGCTGCGACAT ATTTGGAATGATTACAAACTGCGGTGGAACCCAGTTGATTATGATGGGATCGAATCCATCAGAGTTCCTTCTGCCGAGATATGGAAACCAGACATTGTGCTGTACAACAA TGCGGTGGGAGAATTCCAAGTTGGGGACAAAACCAAAGCACTCCTCAAATATGATGGAACCATTACCTGGATGCCTCCTGCTATTTTTAAAAGCTCCTGTCCAATGGACATCACCTATTTTCCTTTTGATTATCAGAACTGTTCGATGAAATTTGGATCCTGGACCTATGATAAAGCCAAAATTGACCTTGTAATCATAGGGTCCAAAGTAAATCTGAAAGACTATTGGGAGAGCGGTGAATGGGAGATCATTGATGCTCCAGGATATAAACATGACATTAAGTATAATTGTTGTGAAGCTATTTATGTGGACATTACATACTCCTTCTACATTCGAAGATTGCCTTTGTTTTACACAATCAACTTGATCATTCCCTGCCTGTTGATCTCCTTCCTGACTGTGCTGGTATTTTATCTGCCCTCTGACTGTGGAGAGAAGGTCACTTTGTGCATATCCGTCCTCCTGTCTTTGACAGTATTTCTGTTGGTTATCACTGAAACTATTCCATCCACCTCTCTAGTGATTCCTCTGATTGGCGAGTACCTCTTATTTACAATgatctttgtcactctgtctatTGTTATTACAGTTTTTGTGCTAAATGTCCACTATCGAACTCCAACTACTCATGTCATGCCAGGGTGGGTGCGAAGGGTCTTCCTGCACTTCTTACCCAGAGTAATGTTGATGAGAAGGCCTTTAGACGAAAAGCAAGCTGAAAATTCAAGGAGCAGACGAAGGAAAGCCAACTGGCCCCAACCAAACTGCGCCAACTATCTGGAGCACGATGACTTCAAGATTTGTAACGAACAGCCTAAGTGCCCCTGCCAGTATTGTAAGGAGCCCATCCATGCTGCTTCCTGTAATCTTTGCAGACGCACCAGTCCTCAGTCACTTGAAACTCTGTTGGGTGTCTCACTCCTTTCCCCTGAAATCCGACAGGCTATAGAGAATGTCAAGTACATTGCAGAAAACACGAGGAGCCAGAATGCTGCCAAAGAG GTGGAAGATGATTGGAAGTATGTGGCTATGGTAATTGACAGAATATTCCTGTGGGTATTTGTGTTGGTTTGTGTCCTTGGAACTGTGGGACTGTTTTTACAACCACTGATGGCTGCAGAGTAA